One part of the Coffea eugenioides isolate CCC68of chromosome 10, Ceug_1.0, whole genome shotgun sequence genome encodes these proteins:
- the LOC113749046 gene encoding tubby-like F-box protein 8: MSFRSIARDLRDSFGSLSRRSFEVRLPGHHRGKSHGAVHELQEPPLVIQSSCWAGLPPELLRDVIKRLEASESTWPARKHVVACSAVCRSWREMCKEIVQSPEYSGKLTFPVSLKQPGPRDGTIQCFIKRDKANLTYHLFLCLSPALLVENGKFLLSAKRNRRTTCTEYVISMDADNISRSSSTYIGKLRSNFLGTKFIIYDTQPPCNGAQVVPPGRTSRRFYSKKVSPKVPAGNYNIAQIMYELNVLGTRGPRRMNCTMHSIPASALEPGGTVPGQPELLPRCLEDSFRSTTSLSKSIDNSTEFSSSRFSDLIGPREGEDDGKDRPLVLRNKPPRWHEQLQCWCLNFRGRVTVASVKNFQLIAATQPTPSAPAPTQPAQSGSDHDKIILQFGKVGKDMFTMDYRYPLSAFQAFAICLSSFDTKLACE; the protein is encoded by the exons ATGTCGTTCCGGAGCATAGCTCGTGATTTACGGGATAGTTTTGGGAGCTTATCAAGGCGGAGTTTTGAGGTGAGGTTGCCTGGTCATCACAGGGGAAAGTCTCATGGTGCAGTCCATGAGTTGCAAGAGCCGCCTCTTGTTATCCAGAGTAGTTGCTGGGCTGGCCTTCCACCTGAGTTACTCCGTGATGTCATTAAGAGGTTGGAGGCAAGTGAGAGTACTTGGCCGGCTCGCAAGCATGTCGTTGCCTGTTCTGCCGTTTGCAGGTCTTGGAGGGAAATGTGCAAGGAAATTGTTCAAAGCCCTGAGTACTCTGGAAAGCTGACTTTTCCTGTCTCTCTTAAGCAG CCTGGGCCTAGGGATGGGACTATTCAGTGCTTCATTAAAAGAGATAAAGCAAATTTGACATACCATCTTTTCCTTTGTCTTAGTCCTG CCTTGCTTGTGGAAAATGGTAAATTTCTTCTTTCAGCTAAAAGGAACCGAAGAACTACTTGTACAGAGTATGTGATCTCCATGGATGCAGATAATATATCAAGGTCAAGTAGCACTTATATTGGGAAACTGAG gTCAAATTTTCTTGGTACAAAGTTTATCATTTATGACACGCAACCACCATGTAATGGTGCTCAGGTTGTGCCACCTGGTCGTACGAGTCGAAGGTTCTACTCAAAAAAAGTTTCCCCAAAGGTTCCTGCTGGAAATTATAATATTGCCCAAATTATGTATGAGCTAAATGTGCTTGGCACCAGGGGACCACGCAGGATGAATTGTACTATGCACTCAATCCCTGCGTCAGCTCTTGAACCTGGTGGCACTGTTCCAGGCCAACCGGAGCTCCTGCCTCGTTGTTTAGAAGATTCATTTAGGAGCACCACCTCCTTGTCAAAATCTATAGACAACTCGACTGAGTTTAGTAGCTCTCGCTTCTCAGACCTTATTGGTCCCCGAGAAGGGGAAGATGATGGCAAGGACAGGCCATTAGTCCTCCGAAACAAGCCACCAAGATGGCACGAACAACTTCAGTGCTGGTGTCTTAATTTTAGGGGGAGGGTGACAGTTGCCTCTGTGAAAAATTTCCAACTAATTGCTGCAACTCAGCCTACACCTAGTGCTCCAGCACCAACACAACCAGCTCAGTCCGGGTCTGATCATGACAAGATTATCTTGCAGTTTGGTAAGGTTGGGAAAGATATGTTTACCATGGATTATCGATATCCCTTGTCAGCCTTTCAGGCTTTTGCTATCTGTTTGAGTAGCTTTGACACTAAACTGGCTTGTGAATAA
- the LOC113750662 gene encoding auxin efflux carrier component 5-like gives MIGWEDVYKVITAMTPLCVALALGYASVKWWHMFTPDQFDAINRFNCFFIIPFFNFKFISHINPYELNYPFLGADCIAKCIVLIVLVFWTNCTRKGSCMWSITAFSLCSLNNTLIVGVPLLKAMYGELGEDLVVQSSVIQSLVWVIFLLFMLEFRREWSKTKSITNTINGDLQLQAIECGSDLDQNSTPMSMSINKTPPIWSILKIVWLKLAKNPNFYACIAGLIWALLASRWQFKMPEIIEGSILIMSKAGAGVSMFSMGLFMALQERVIACGTPLTLFGMALRFVVSPATMAIGSIVSGLHGNVLRIALIQAALPQSIASFVYAQEYGLHPDILSTAVIFGTIVSLPLLIAYYALLEVAR, from the exons ATGATAGGGTGGGAAGATGTTTACAAGGTGATCACAGCCATGACACCACTTTGTGTAGCTTTAGCTTTAGGCTATGCCTCGGTAAAATGGTGGCACATGTTTACACCTGATCAATTTGATGCTATAAACCGCTTCAATTGCTTTTTCATCATTCCCTTCTTCAACTTTAAATTCATATCTCATATCAACCCTTACGAGCTGAATTATCCGTTCCTTGGCGCAGATTGCATTGCAAAATGTATCGTTCTTATTGTGCTTGTTTTTTGGACAAATTGTACAAGAAAAGGAAGTTGTATGTGGTCCATCACCGCATTTTCTTTGTGTAGTTTAAACAACACTCTTATTGTAGGAGTGCCACTATTAAAAGCCATGTATGGGGAGCTAGGAGAGGACCTTGTTGTTCAATCTTCTGTGATTCAATCACTGGTTTGGGTTATTTTTTTACTGTTTATGTTAGAATTTAGACGTGAATGGTCTAAAACTAAGTCTATTACTAACACCATCAATGGAGATTTGCAACTCCAGGCAATTGAATGTGGCAGTGATTTGGATCAAAACTCCACCCCAATGTCAATGAGCATCAATAAAACACCACCCATTTGGTCGATACTGAAGATTGTTTGGCTTAAACTTGCTAAGAACCCTAACTTCTATGCTTGCATAGCTGGCTTGATTTGGGCTCTTCTAGCTAGCAG GTGGCAGTTTAAGATGCCTGAAATAATTGAAGGATCAATTTTGATCATGTCCAAGGCCGGAGCTGGTGTTTCCATGTTTAGCATGG GCCTTTTCATGGCATTACAGGAGAGAGTTATAGCTTGCGGTACTCCTTTGACTTTGTTCGGGATGGCTTTAAGGTTTGTGGTTAGTCCAGCCACGATGGCTATTGGTTCTATTGTGAGTGGTTTGCATGGTAATGTCCTGCGCATTGCTCTGATCCAG GCAGCATTGCCACAATCCATAGCCTCATTTGTTTATGCACAAGAATATGGTTTGCACCCTGACATATTAAGCACAGC GGTTATTTTTGGCACTATAGTATCTCTTCCTTTGCTGATAGCATATTATGCTCTACTGGAAGTTGCACGTTGA
- the LOC113749592 gene encoding uncharacterized protein LOC113749592 isoform X2 → MLEVQSLTKALVPKSLIPNPSPGNLQSTRLALHVKEDASPPSCWVYIASGCRIYKVLVRMGGSFVYQGKESLLIPQETLVLDSAVLNCCPHRSEIQSIVLAETESSGSFILGSVDSYGHLIVSKLDGSGDDVNNFSFSVSPRDFGAGESGWAGLCFNPSQWSMAAVARSFCKSIDIYDQDIHLRTLRTLWYPSSLIFMNNFYGGSEGSVLAVAEGSQLTVWDLRIKENSGCVHRICGSVGDMVYAVCSSPTGTIAAGGADRTVTVYDPRRWCALSRWLNCSKYEITGLAFSSLSSDYIYVQGVDYEVLCGNWYESEKAFSFRGDSNWLGFSKCPSRDIVGGWCDSGNVFVADIGLEKRY, encoded by the exons ATGTTGGAAGTACAGAGTCTAACTAAAGCTTTGGTCCCAAAATCCCTTATCCCTAATCCATCTCCTGGAAACCTTCAATCTACTCGTCTAGCCCTCCAT GTGAAGGAGGATGCTTCTCCTCCTTCTTGTTGGGTCTACATCGCCTCTGGTTGCCGCATTTACAAAGTTCTT GTACGGATGGGAGGTTCGTTTGTTTATCAAGGAAAGGAGAGCCTTTTAATCCCTCAAGAAACTCTG GTTTTAGACTCTGCAGTACTTAATTGCTGCCCCCACCGGTCAGAAATCCAGAGTATAGTACTTGCTGAAACTGAAA GCAGTGGTAGCTTCATATTGGGAAGTGTGGATTCTTATGGTCATCTTATCGTTTCTAAGTTGGATGGGAGTGGTGATg ATGTCAACAACTTCAGTTTCTCAGTATCTCCCCGCGATTTTGGTGCTGGAGAAAGTGGTTGGGCTGGCCTATGTTTTAACCCTAGTCAATGGTCAATG GCAGCTGTTGCTCGCAGCTTCTGCAAAAGTATTGATATCTATGACCAAGATATTCATCTTCGCACTCTGCGTAC ATTATGGTATCCATCTTCATTGATCTTCATGAATAATTTCTACGGAGGAAGTGAAGGTTCTGTATTAGCCGTTGCAGAAGGTTCCCAG CTTACCGTATGGGACTTGAGGATAAAAGAAAATAGTGGTTGTGTGCATAGAATATGTGGATCTGTTGGTGATATGGTATATGCAGTTTGTAGTTCCCCTACTGGTACTATTGCAGCTGGTGGAGCTGATCGTACTGTTACTGTCTATGATCCCCGCAG ATGGTGTGCACTATCAAGGTGGCTTAATTGTTCAAAATATGAG ATAACTGGGCTAGCCTTCTCCTCTCTTAGTTCTGATTACATTTATGTGCAAGGAGTTGATTATGAG GTTCTTTGTGGAAATTGGTATGAAAGTGAGAAGGCCTTTTCATTTAGAGGAGATTCAAACTGGCTAGGATTTAGTAAG TGTCCTAGCAGGGATATTGTTGGGGGATGGTGTGATTCAGGTAATGTTTTTGTTGCTGACATTGGGCTTGAAAAAAGGTATTAA
- the LOC113749592 gene encoding uncharacterized protein LOC113749592 isoform X1, giving the protein MLEVQSLTKALVPKSLIPNPSPGNLQSTRLALHVKEDASPPSCWVYIASGCRIYKVLVRMGGSFVYQGKESLLIPQETLVLDSAVLNCCPHRSEIQSIVLAETESSGSFILGSVDSYGHLIVSKLDGSGDDVNNFSFSVSPRDFGAGESGWAGLCFNPSQWSMAAVARSFCKSIDIYDQDIHLRTLRTRLWYPSSLIFMNNFYGGSEGSVLAVAEGSQLTVWDLRIKENSGCVHRICGSVGDMVYAVCSSPTGTIAAGGADRTVTVYDPRRWCALSRWLNCSKYEITGLAFSSLSSDYIYVQGVDYEVLCGNWYESEKAFSFRGDSNWLGFSKCPSRDIVGGWCDSGNVFVADIGLEKRY; this is encoded by the exons ATGTTGGAAGTACAGAGTCTAACTAAAGCTTTGGTCCCAAAATCCCTTATCCCTAATCCATCTCCTGGAAACCTTCAATCTACTCGTCTAGCCCTCCAT GTGAAGGAGGATGCTTCTCCTCCTTCTTGTTGGGTCTACATCGCCTCTGGTTGCCGCATTTACAAAGTTCTT GTACGGATGGGAGGTTCGTTTGTTTATCAAGGAAAGGAGAGCCTTTTAATCCCTCAAGAAACTCTG GTTTTAGACTCTGCAGTACTTAATTGCTGCCCCCACCGGTCAGAAATCCAGAGTATAGTACTTGCTGAAACTGAAA GCAGTGGTAGCTTCATATTGGGAAGTGTGGATTCTTATGGTCATCTTATCGTTTCTAAGTTGGATGGGAGTGGTGATg ATGTCAACAACTTCAGTTTCTCAGTATCTCCCCGCGATTTTGGTGCTGGAGAAAGTGGTTGGGCTGGCCTATGTTTTAACCCTAGTCAATGGTCAATG GCAGCTGTTGCTCGCAGCTTCTGCAAAAGTATTGATATCTATGACCAAGATATTCATCTTCGCACTCTGCGTAC CAGATTATGGTATCCATCTTCATTGATCTTCATGAATAATTTCTACGGAGGAAGTGAAGGTTCTGTATTAGCCGTTGCAGAAGGTTCCCAG CTTACCGTATGGGACTTGAGGATAAAAGAAAATAGTGGTTGTGTGCATAGAATATGTGGATCTGTTGGTGATATGGTATATGCAGTTTGTAGTTCCCCTACTGGTACTATTGCAGCTGGTGGAGCTGATCGTACTGTTACTGTCTATGATCCCCGCAG ATGGTGTGCACTATCAAGGTGGCTTAATTGTTCAAAATATGAG ATAACTGGGCTAGCCTTCTCCTCTCTTAGTTCTGATTACATTTATGTGCAAGGAGTTGATTATGAG GTTCTTTGTGGAAATTGGTATGAAAGTGAGAAGGCCTTTTCATTTAGAGGAGATTCAAACTGGCTAGGATTTAGTAAG TGTCCTAGCAGGGATATTGTTGGGGGATGGTGTGATTCAGGTAATGTTTTTGTTGCTGACATTGGGCTTGAAAAAAGGTATTAA
- the LOC113750661 gene encoding probable carbohydrate esterase At4g34215, with the protein MSERSCSAWRVLHNFCFWWAILLLFLCLYSTIISTKILENSTTLQSGSQRKHIFILAGKSNMAGRGGVNNKTWDGFVPQECHPNPSILRFNSGLTWEEAREPLHFDIDSNKTCGIGPGMVFANKILRKNLAMATGEANNVIGLVPCAVGGTSLSEWSRGSKLYNAMITRARAAMEVDDDDDYGESVLEAVLWFQGERDTITQEEAESYKTRLEKFIQDFRRDLQSSNLPFFQVLLTSAQGPYMDTVREAQAAIRLPNVIKVEAKGLPLEIDGLHLSSLAQVHLGKMLADAFLKWRTSQRPSNL; encoded by the exons ATGTCAGAACGTAGTTGCAGTGCCTGGAGAGTGCTTCACAACTTTTGCTTCTGGTGGGCAATTCTGCTATTATTTCTCTGCCTTTATTCAACAATTATTTCCACAAAAATACTCGAGAATAGCACTACTCTACAAAGTGGAAGCCAGAGGAAACACATATTCATTCTAGCTGGCAAGAGTAACATGGCTGGACGTGGTGGAGTCAACAACAAAACCTGGGATGGTTTTGTTCCTCAAGAATGTCATCCAAATCCATCAATTCTTCGATTCAATTCAGGATTAACATGGGAAGAAGCCCGCGAGCCTCTTCATTTCGACATTGACTCCAATAAAACTTGTGGGATTGGACCTGGCATGGTTTTTGCTAACAAAATCTTGCGCAAGAATTTGGCCATGGCCACCGGGGAAGCTAATAACGTTATTGGATTGGTGCCTTGTGCTGTTGGAGGAACTTCTCTTAGCGAATGGTCACGAGGGTCTAAGCTGTATAATGCTATGATCACAAGAGCTAGGGCTGCCATGGAagttgatgatgatgatgattatgGAGAGAGCGTTCTTGAAGCTGTCTTGTGGTTTCAAGGTGAAagagatactatcactcaagaaGAAGCTGAGTCTTACAAAACTAGATTGGAAAAATTCATACAGGACTTTCGCAGAGATTTGCAATCTTCCAACTTACCTTTCTTTCAG GTGCTTTTAACATCAGCCCAAGGACCTTATATGGACACGGTGAGGGAGGCCCAAGCAGCAATTAGGCTGCCGAATGTCATCAAAGTAGAGGCGAAGGGCCTCCCACTTGAGATTGATGGGCTCCATCTCAGTTCACTGGCCCAAGTTCACCTTGGAAAAATGTTGGCGGATGCATTCCTTAAGTGGAGGACATCCCAAAGGCCTTCGAACTTGTGA